One Hevea brasiliensis isolate MT/VB/25A 57/8 chromosome 5, ASM3005281v1, whole genome shotgun sequence genomic region harbors:
- the LOC110660346 gene encoding nudix hydrolase 2 isoform X2 has protein sequence MEKIIDENEVEQVKLLAAINDDHEGAIVELSEPMHPEDFASMLRASIAHWRKQEGFWYHHAEPKYLMLIYWIPEGTHTLPANASHRVGIGAFVMNEKREVLVVQEKNGILRGKGVWKFPTGTVDEGEDICAAAVREVKEETDIDAEFVEVLAFRQSHGEFFDKSDLCFICLLQPLSFDIQKQESEIDAAQWMPLDEYRAQPFVQKSEPLKYFFDLCLAKIDNKYSGFSPVPNTSNIPDEKGYLYVNSRYLSPPVRSGYHLPA, from the exons ATGGAGAAAATCATAGATGAAAATGAAGTGGAGCAGGTTAAGCTCCTTGCAGCAATCAATGATGATCATGAAGGTGCTATTGTAGAATTGAGCGAGCCTATGCACCCGGAAGACTTTGCTTCAATGCTTAGAGCCTCAATTGCTCATTGGAGAAAGCAG GAAGGGTTCTGGTACCATCATGCAGAGCCAAAATACTTGATGCTTATATACTGGATCCCAGAGGGCACTCATACTCTTCCTGCAAATGCCAGTCACCGAGTGGGTATTGGTGCATTTGTAATGAATGAAAAGAGAGAG GTACTAGTGGTCCAAGAAAAGAATGGAATACTCCGGGGGAAAGGTGTGTGGAAGTTCCCTACAGGAACTGTCGATGAG GGAGAAGACATCTGTGCAGCTGCAGTAAGAGAAGTTAAAGAAGAGACAGAT ATTGATGCTGAATTTGTAGAAGTATTAGCATTCAG GCAAAGCCACGGAGAATTTTTTGACAAGTCAGATTTATGCTTCATATGCCTGCTACAACCCCTTTCCTTTGACATCCAGAAGCAGGAGTCAGAGATAGATGCAGCCCAG TGGATGCCATTGGATGAATATAGAGCCCAACCATTTGTCCAGAAAAGTGAGCCTTTGAAGTACTTCTTTGATCTATGCTTGGCAAAGATAGATAATAAATATTCCGGGTTTTCTCCGGTGCCTAACACATCAAATATTCCAGATGAAAAGGGTTACTTGTACGTAAACAGTCGATACCTGAGCCCGCCAGTAAGGTCTGGTTATCACTTACCAGCTTAG
- the LOC110660346 gene encoding nudix hydrolase 2 isoform X1 gives MEKIIDENEVEQVKLLAAINDDHEGAIVELSEPMHPEDFASMLRASIAHWRKQGKRGVWIKVPIELVNLVEAAVKEGFWYHHAEPKYLMLIYWIPEGTHTLPANASHRVGIGAFVMNEKREVLVVQEKNGILRGKGVWKFPTGTVDEGEDICAAAVREVKEETDIDAEFVEVLAFRQSHGEFFDKSDLCFICLLQPLSFDIQKQESEIDAAQWMPLDEYRAQPFVQKSEPLKYFFDLCLAKIDNKYSGFSPVPNTSNIPDEKGYLYVNSRYLSPPVRSGYHLPA, from the exons ATGGAGAAAATCATAGATGAAAATGAAGTGGAGCAGGTTAAGCTCCTTGCAGCAATCAATGATGATCATGAAGGTGCTATTGTAGAATTGAGCGAGCCTATGCACCCGGAAGACTTTGCTTCAATGCTTAGAGCCTCAATTGCTCATTGGAGAAAGCAG GGTAAGAGGGGTGTTTGGATCAAGGTGCCTATTGAGCTAGTCAATCTTGTTGAAGCTGCTGTGAAG GAAGGGTTCTGGTACCATCATGCAGAGCCAAAATACTTGATGCTTATATACTGGATCCCAGAGGGCACTCATACTCTTCCTGCAAATGCCAGTCACCGAGTGGGTATTGGTGCATTTGTAATGAATGAAAAGAGAGAG GTACTAGTGGTCCAAGAAAAGAATGGAATACTCCGGGGGAAAGGTGTGTGGAAGTTCCCTACAGGAACTGTCGATGAG GGAGAAGACATCTGTGCAGCTGCAGTAAGAGAAGTTAAAGAAGAGACAGAT ATTGATGCTGAATTTGTAGAAGTATTAGCATTCAG GCAAAGCCACGGAGAATTTTTTGACAAGTCAGATTTATGCTTCATATGCCTGCTACAACCCCTTTCCTTTGACATCCAGAAGCAGGAGTCAGAGATAGATGCAGCCCAG TGGATGCCATTGGATGAATATAGAGCCCAACCATTTGTCCAGAAAAGTGAGCCTTTGAAGTACTTCTTTGATCTATGCTTGGCAAAGATAGATAATAAATATTCCGGGTTTTCTCCGGTGCCTAACACATCAAATATTCCAGATGAAAAGGGTTACTTGTACGTAAACAGTCGATACCTGAGCCCGCCAGTAAGGTCTGGTTATCACTTACCAGCTTAG